Sequence from the bacterium genome:
ACCCGACGTAGTCGGGCTCGAGGGTTGGCTGATGGACGAACCCCGTCTGGAACCCGTGCCGGGGAGACTTCCAGCGCCCCTACGCGACTACGCTGAGAAGTTCAACGCCCGGGAATACATGGCGGCCGCCCACCACGAAGAGATGGTAGTGGTCTGGAACCGGGTGCAGAGCCACCTCTACCGAGGGCTGATGATCCTGGCAGCGGCGTTCGTCCATCTCGAACGCGGCAACTCCGAGGGCGCACGCATTAAGTTCCGCAAGGCCCGCGACCAGTTGTTGTCCCTCCGGCCGCATTACCTCGGCGTGGACGTGGCACAGATCGTCGAGCGCATCGATCAGGCACTTACGGCAC
This genomic interval carries:
- a CDS encoding DUF309 domain-containing protein translates to MDEPRLEPVPGRLPAPLRDYAEKFNAREYMAAAHHEEMVVVWNRVQSHLYRGLMILAAAFVHLERGNSEGARIKFRKARDQLLSLRPHYLGVDVAQIVERIDQALTALEGVARGEPNLLALVPPFSIHLDLRRVRGDEVEWQEILEPQSRQEES